The Tessaracoccus timonensis sequence CCGATGGGCTGGCGGTAGAGTCATGGCCGTGCGTTACTCAGTCGGAATCATCGGCGGCGGGCAGCTGGCCCGAATGATGCAGCAGGCCGCCATCAGCCTCGGCATCGACGTCCACCTGTTTGCAGAAGCCGACGGGGTATCCGCGGCGCAGGTGGTGCCCGACGCGTTCGTCGGCGACTACACCGATCTTGCCGACCTCGAACGTTTCGCCGAACGCTGCCAGGTGATCACGTTTGACCACGAACACGTCCCGACGAAGCACCTGCGCGCACTCGACGTCGAGGCCAGGCCCGGCCCCGACGCGCTCCAATACGCCCAAGACAAGGCCTCGATGCGGCAGCGCATGAGCGAACTCGACGTGCCCTGCCCCGCCTACGTCGTATGTGACAGCTCCGCGGATGCCGTTGCGTTCGGCGAGCAGCAGGGATGGCCGATCATTCTGAAAACCTCCCGCGGCGGCTACGACGGCAAGGGCGTGTGGAAGATCGACGCCCCCGACGAGGTGGCGCAGGTATTTGCGAACAAGCCCGAGGTGTCGGCGGGGGAGCCCGTGCGCATCGTCGCCGAGGAGTTCATCGACTTCACCCGCGAGCTCTCCGCCATCGTCGTGCGGTCGCCGTCGGGCCAGGTGGTGGCCTATCCCATTTCTGAGACGGTGCAGCGCGACGGCATCTGCGTTGAAACGACGACGCCCGCGCCGGGGCTTACCGACGACCGCGCCGCCCAGCTGCAGTCGATGGCCATCCGCATCGCGAGCGAGCTCGGCGTCGTCGGCGTGCTCGCGGTGGAACTCATGGAAGCACCCGATGGGCGCATCGTCGTCAACGAGCTCGCCATGCGCCCACACAACACCGGCCACTGGACCATCGACGGCGCCGTCACCAGCCAGTTCGACAACCACATTCGCGCGGTGCTGGATCTGCCGCTCGGCGCGCCCGACATGACCGCGCCAGTCGTGGTCATGGCCAACGTGCTGGGCGGGTCTGAGGACGATCTCACCGGCGCGCTGCAGCACGTCTACGCCCGCGACCGCCATGCCCACGCACACCTCTACGGCAAGGACGTGCGGCCAGGGCGCAAGGTGGGGCACATCACCTGCACCGGCGACGACGTCGACGACGTGCGCCGTCGCGCCAGGCACGCCGCAAACTACATGATGGGAGTTGCAGATGAGTGATCCGCTAGTGAGCATTGTGATGGGCTCGGATTCGGATTGGCCGACGATGGAGCCCGCCGCGAAGGCACTCGAGGAGTTCGACGTGGCGTATGAGGCCGACGTGGTCTCCGCCCACCGGATGCCCGAAGACATGGTGACCTTCGGCCGGGAGGCACACCGTCGGGGCATCAAGGCGATCATCGCGGGAGCCGGGGGAGCAGCACACCTTCCCGGCATGCTCGCTTCTCTCACGCCGCTGCCCGTGATCGGGGTTCCGGTGCCGCTGAAGCAGCTCGACGGGCTCGACTCGCTGCTGTCGATCGTGCAGATGCCGGCCGGGGTGCCCGTCGCGACGGTGGCCATCGGCAATGCGCGCAACGCCGGCCTGCTCGCAGTGCGGATGCTGGCGGCGGCTGACCCTGCGCTGCAGGAGAAGATGCTCACATTCCAGGCTGAGCTCCGCGACCTCGCCCGCGCGAAAGGCGAGAAGGTGCGCTCAGCGCTCTAAATACCGCAGCAACGAGTGAAGGGCCCGGCGTAATCGCCGAGCCCTTCATCTGCTTGTGGGGGGGATTAGTCGTCGAAGACTACCCGCACAATGCCCTTCGTGCGCTGACCGTCGACGGTGCTCGTCACGCCGATGGCGGCGATCGGGTCGACGTACTGCTTCGACTCCTTATCCATGTTGCTGCCGGCCAACTTGCTGACGGCATTCATGTTCACGAACATGATGGCCTGTGCGTCGTCGGTGACAACCTTCTTGTAGAGGTCGTTGTCCTTCAGTGCGCCGCCGGTTACCTCGTCGGCGGAGTAGCCGCGCGTGTAGGTGACGGTGTTGCCGTCAGCGCCGCGCTCCACCGGAGCCTCGCCGCCCTGCGCTCCCAGCTGCTCGAACACCGGGTCGAGGATGGCGTTGTGACGCTCGACGTCATCGGTGGCAACCTTGACGCCCACCTTCACGTCGCTCACGTCGCCACCTGCGGCCTCACCGTCGATCGCAGCCGCGAGCTGCTTGCCGAGCAGCGCCTTCACGTCGTCCTCCGACTCGATACCGAATTGGGCGAGCTGCTGCTGCATCTCCGGGGTGTCTGCAAGCTGCTTCCACAGCTGGCTGATCATCTCGTCGTTGAAGGCCAAGCCGAACGCCAGCGGGGCCTCGGCCGGGAGCGAGCCCACGAAGTCCTTCACGGACTCGCTCTTGCCGTTTTCAACATCCGAGGCGAACGAGGCATGCAGCGTGAGCATGTTGTCTTCGACGTGTAGGCCCAGTGCGCCGTGCAGCGACTTCAGCGTCTCCAACTGCTGGACGACCTCAGCATCGACTCCACCGACGTCGCTGTTCTGAAGCGCCATCTCCATGGCCTTCGGGCTCACCCAAGCGCTGGCCAGGTTGCCGCCCTCGAGGGCCTCCATGTCGGCCTTGTACTGCTCATTGTCTTTGATGGAGCCCTTGTCGAGCGCGGCCTTGAGGTCGGAGTTCTTGTCTTCGATCACCAACAGCTTGTCGTGGAAGAAGTGCTTGGTGTTGTCGCCGCCATGCTCCTTCATGAAGGCATCGGCCTTGCCCTCGTCGGTGACCTCAACGGCCAGCACCGGTGAGACGGGGCTATTGCCGAAACCGGCGCCTCCGTCCTCGTCGGCACCGCCCTCAGCGGGCAGGATGCCGAGCGAGAGCGAGTCGCCCAACCACGGCTTCACGTCTTCCTGGTAGTTGATATCGCCATTTTCGTCGGCGACGAGCTCCCACAGGATCTCTTTGTAGTCGTCGGTGTCAGGCATGTCGTCGCCCTGGGGGAACTTCTCGACGATGTTCTTCAGCGCGAGCTTGTCGGCGTCCGCCGGGTTGAGCGACAACTCGACGACGGCGATCGCGTTGTTCGGAATGCCCGCCGTGGCCGCCGAGGGGGAAGCTCCGTTAAAGAAGTTGTACGCGAGAAATCCGCCGCCGGCCACCAGGCCCGCTGCGACGACGCCGCCGATTACGACGGGAACCTTCGACTTCTTCTTCGTGCCAACCGGGCCGCCCGGGCCACCCGGACCGCCGTAACCGCCTGGGCCGCCAGGGGCGCCTGGGCCTGCCGGGCCCTGCTGCTGGTAGCCGCCAGGAGCACCCTGCGGGTATCCGCCTTGCTGTCCCCCCTGGAAGTGAGGACCTTGGTTCGGCTGCTGGCCCCCGACGTTACCGGGGCCCTGAGGCTGACCACTTGGTGGGCCTTGGTAGCCGCCCTGCGCTCCACCCTGCGGGTGGTTATTCCATTGCTGCTGGCTCACGATCTCTCTCCTTCATGTGTGCAGTCGTTATCCAGGGTAGGGGTAGGGGAGGTCATTGCAACACGACTGAACGACGGAAATCTGCGTACGCGGCGCTGACGGCGAGCTTTACTGATGCTCGGCAACTGCGTCGATATCGCCCCTGGCTATGGCATTGAACACCTTCGACGCGTTCTTTTCGTCCCAGATCACCGACGAGCCCGCCGATGTGCGCGCATTCGGATTCGAGATGGGCACGGTGAGCGCGACGCTGTTGCCCGTCGCGCCAGAGACCAACCCGACGCCGGCCCCAGCGACCGCCCCGATCCCCGTGCCTTCAGTGCGGGTCAGGGAACGCGCGGCACCAGTGTTGACGTTCCAGTACCGGACAGGGTTGATGAAGGTCATGGGGTGCATGACGGACTTCATGATCTGGCCCATCACCTCCCGCTGGCGCTCCATCCGGCCAAGGTCGCCGCGTTTGTCGGCTTTTCGCATCCGGGCGTAGCTGAGGGCGGTGACACCGTCGGCATTCTGGCAGCCGCCGGGGATATCGAGGTGTGAATCGCGATCCTTGATGGCCTGCTTGGGGCAGATTTCGATGCCTCCGACTGCGTCCACGACGTCGACGAGGCCGAGCATGCCGATCTCGAGATATCCGTCGATTTTGATGCCGGTGTTGCTTTCGATGGTGCGAATGAGCAGCGGTGCGCCGCCGAGCGCGTACGCGGCATTGAGTTTGTTCTTACCGTGGCCGGGGATGTCGACGTAGGAATCCCGAGGGAAGCTGAGCAGCGCCGACTTCCCATTCGGGGCCGTGTAGAGCAGCATCATCGTGTCGGTGCGCCCGCCCTCGGTAGATCCGGTGCCGAGGCGCCGTCGGTCTTCGGGCGAGAGATCGCCGCGACCGTCACTGCCGACGAGCAGCACCGCCGTGCCCGGCTGATCGGAGAGCTCGCTCTCAATACCCTTCACCGTCGCGATGTTCATGAACGCCAGCACGGGCACCGTCACGAGGTAGGCAATCCACAGCACGAACAGCAGCATCAGCAGTTTGAAGGGGCGGCGCTTCTTTCGACGCCGACGTCGGCCCGGCTGCGCCGGCGGCGGGGCAGGTGGGTACGGGTACGGC is a genomic window containing:
- a CDS encoding 5-(carboxyamino)imidazole ribonucleotide synthase, whose amino-acid sequence is MMQQAAISLGIDVHLFAEADGVSAAQVVPDAFVGDYTDLADLERFAERCQVITFDHEHVPTKHLRALDVEARPGPDALQYAQDKASMRQRMSELDVPCPAYVVCDSSADAVAFGEQQGWPIILKTSRGGYDGKGVWKIDAPDEVAQVFANKPEVSAGEPVRIVAEEFIDFTRELSAIVVRSPSGQVVAYPISETVQRDGICVETTTPAPGLTDDRAAQLQSMAIRIASELGVVGVLAVELMEAPDGRIVVNELAMRPHNTGHWTIDGAVTSQFDNHIRAVLDLPLGAPDMTAPVVVMANVLGGSEDDLTGALQHVYARDRHAHAHLYGKDVRPGRKVGHITCTGDDVDDVRRRARHAANYMMGVADE
- a CDS encoding LCP family protein; amino-acid sequence: MANRDDLQWLYDGDNSEHTRVMPASEIPDDAPAPDWVTPSREPGPDQRRPDAPSAYPEQYPPPGYQPSTPYPYPPAPPPAQPGRRRRRKKRRPFKLLMLLFVLWIAYLVTVPVLAFMNIATVKGIESELSDQPGTAVLLVGSDGRGDLSPEDRRRLGTGSTEGGRTDTMMLLYTAPNGKSALLSFPRDSYVDIPGHGKNKLNAAYALGGAPLLIRTIESNTGIKIDGYLEIGMLGLVDVVDAVGGIEICPKQAIKDRDSHLDIPGGCQNADGVTALSYARMRKADKRGDLGRMERQREVMGQIMKSVMHPMTFINPVRYWNVNTGAARSLTRTEGTGIGAVAGAGVGLVSGATGNSVALTVPISNPNARTSAGSSVIWDEKNASKVFNAIARGDIDAVAEHQ
- a CDS encoding DUF3352 domain-containing protein, which translates into the protein MSQQQWNNHPQGGAQGGYQGPPSGQPQGPGNVGGQQPNQGPHFQGGQQGGYPQGAPGGYQQQGPAGPGAPGGPGGYGGPGGPGGPVGTKKKSKVPVVIGGVVAAGLVAGGGFLAYNFFNGASPSAATAGIPNNAIAVVELSLNPADADKLALKNIVEKFPQGDDMPDTDDYKEILWELVADENGDINYQEDVKPWLGDSLSLGILPAEGGADEDGGAGFGNSPVSPVLAVEVTDEGKADAFMKEHGGDNTKHFFHDKLLVIEDKNSDLKAALDKGSIKDNEQYKADMEALEGGNLASAWVSPKAMEMALQNSDVGGVDAEVVQQLETLKSLHGALGLHVEDNMLTLHASFASDVENGKSESVKDFVGSLPAEAPLAFGLAFNDEMISQLWKQLADTPEMQQQLAQFGIESEDDVKALLGKQLAAAIDGEAAGGDVSDVKVGVKVATDDVERHNAILDPVFEQLGAQGGEAPVERGADGNTVTYTRGYSADEVTGGALKDNDLYKKVVTDDAQAIMFVNMNAVSKLAGSNMDKESKQYVDPIAAIGVTSTVDGQRTKGIVRVVFDD
- the purE gene encoding 5-(carboxyamino)imidazole ribonucleotide mutase, with product MSDPLVSIVMGSDSDWPTMEPAAKALEEFDVAYEADVVSAHRMPEDMVTFGREAHRRGIKAIIAGAGGAAHLPGMLASLTPLPVIGVPVPLKQLDGLDSLLSIVQMPAGVPVATVAIGNARNAGLLAVRMLAAADPALQEKMLTFQAELRDLARAKGEKVRSAL